One genomic window of Xylanivirga thermophila includes the following:
- a CDS encoding DUF6438 domain-containing protein → MFEYIKLQRTMCFGTCPVYSVTVDNEGNVNYYGELLIITD, encoded by the coding sequence ATGTTTGAATATATAAAATTGCAAAGAACAATGTGTTTTGGGACTTGCCCCGTTTATAGTGTAACAGTGGATAATGAGGGCAATGTAAATTATTATGGAGAATTGTTGATAATAACAGATTAA
- a CDS encoding Crp/Fnr family transcriptional regulator encodes MNIKNYLSILRLTELFDGFSTEELLNLFKTHNYIISKYNKGSIIHFESEKCNYWDIILKGQVFVQKIDEKGNVLTITEFKVGDSIGGNLLFSRYPYYPMSVVAKSDAEILHIDKDFVLQLCQTSQDFLIQFLTCISDKTAILTSKIKSISMKSIKESIIEFLNYEYYSQKSKEIKLNMTKKELAERLGIQRTSLSRELNKMKKDGLIDYNTHSITICDFDIIRKP; translated from the coding sequence ATGAATATAAAAAATTATCTAAGTATTTTAAGACTAACAGAGTTATTTGATGGATTTTCTACTGAAGAACTGCTTAATCTTTTTAAAACTCATAATTATATTATCTCTAAATACAATAAAGGCAGCATTATCCATTTTGAAAGCGAGAAATGCAATTACTGGGATATTATTTTAAAAGGCCAGGTATTTGTTCAAAAGATTGATGAAAAGGGAAATGTATTAACTATTACCGAATTTAAGGTCGGAGACAGTATAGGAGGCAACCTATTGTTTTCAAGGTATCCTTATTATCCCATGAGTGTGGTGGCAAAATCAGATGCTGAAATTTTACATATCGATAAAGATTTTGTACTGCAACTTTGTCAGACTAGCCAGGATTTCTTAATACAGTTCTTAACTTGCATATCGGACAAAACTGCTATCTTGACAAGCAAAATTAAATCAATCTCCATGAAATCTATAAAGGAATCTATCATTGAATTCTTAAACTATGAGTACTACTCTCAAAAAAGTAAAGAAATAAAACTTAATATGACAAAAAAGGAATTAGCCGAGAGGTTAGGTATTCAAAGGACTTCTCTTTCCCGTGAACTCAATAAAATGAAAAAAGATGGGCTCATTGACTATAACACCCATTCTATCACTATCTGTGATTTTGATATTATTCGCAAACCCTGA
- a CDS encoding cupin domain-containing protein: protein MLEKKYVYSLTDDKIIERIVDDENIHLNHMVLVKGTNLPEHYSNSNVYMIIVRGKMTLQLNEQEPHHYTKGDIINIPYKTKMNVHNQDEEVLEFFVVKSPNPKNYREKE, encoded by the coding sequence ATGCTGGAGAAAAAATATGTATACAGTCTTACAGATGACAAAATAATTGAAAGGATTGTGGATGATGAGAATATTCACCTAAATCATATGGTTCTTGTAAAAGGAACAAATCTTCCTGAACACTATTCCAATTCCAACGTCTATATGATAATTGTACGGGGAAAAATGACTTTGCAGTTAAATGAACAAGAACCACATCATTACACCAAGGGAGATATTATTAATATACCATACAAAACAAAAATGAATGTCCATAATCAAGACGAAGAAGTATTGGAATTCTTTGTGGTAAAATCACCTAATCCTAAAAACTACAGGGAGAAGGAGTGA
- a CDS encoding permease, with product MGESNLFISTVISALVGSITLIPAFVAFPLVGSFVDAGASIVPAVAFLTTLTMVGIVTFPLEKQEFGLKFATTRNVLSFVFALIIALTMGVIM from the coding sequence TTGGGAGAATCCAATCTGTTCATTTCAACCGTTATTTCTGCCTTAGTAGGTAGTATTACATTGATTCCAGCCTTTGTAGCATTTCCTCTGGTAGGTTCTTTTGTAGATGCAGGTGCAAGTATTGTCCCTGCCGTTGCATTCTTAACTACTTTAACGATGGTTGGAATAGTGACATTCCCATTAGAAAAACAAGAGTTTGGTTTGAAATTTGCTACTACCCGTAATGTTCTTAGTTTTGTATTTGCACTTATAATAGCGCTGACGATGGGAGTGATTATGTGA